Within Desulfobotulus mexicanus, the genomic segment GATCAAATCCCTGGCTGTAGGTCCCATTATGGCCAATTGTTTTATTGCTGCCTGTGAGAAGACACGGGAAGCAGTGGTCATAGATCCGGGTGATGAGGGTGATCGCATCCTTATGGCCCTTGCCAATGAAAAGCTTACGGTAAAATATATTCTTAACACCCATGGCCACTTTGACCATGTGGCTGCCAACCGCAGGCTGAAAGAGGTGACAGGGGCTGAAATCTGCATCCATCCTGAGGATGCTCCCATGCTGGGACAGCTTTCCACCATGGCCATGTCCTTTGGGCTTCGGGCGGAAAATTCCCCGCCCTGTGACCTGCCCCTTAAAGGTGG encodes:
- a CDS encoding MBL fold metallo-hydrolase; translated protein: MMIKSLAVGPIMANCFIAACEKTREAVVIDPGDEGDRILMALANEKLTVKYILNTHGHFDHVAANRRLKEVTGAEICIHPEDAPMLGQLSTMAMSFGLRAENSPPCDLPLKGGEEIRFGEEVLKVIHTPGHSRGGLSFAGKDVVFVGDTLFAGSIGRTDLPGGDYNTLISSIRERLFPLGDKMRVCCGHGPDTSIASEKRFNPFVGGV